A DNA window from Porphyromonas gingivalis ATCC 33277 contains the following coding sequences:
- the ftsY gene encoding signal recognition particle-docking protein FtsY, whose product MGLFGLFSKKKKETLDEGLSKTKENVFAKITRAVAGKSKVDDEVLDELENVLVTSDVGVDTTLKIIKRIEERVARDKYVSTSELTTILRQEIASLLTENGSADGDSFDLPSGTKPYVIMVVGVNGVGKTTTIGKLAHRFRQAGKSVVLGAADTFRAAAVEQLEIWSERVGVPIIKQQMGSDPASVAYDTVSSAVANGVDVVIIDTAGRLHNKVNLMNELTKIKRVMQKVVPDAPHEILLVLDGSTGQNAFEQARQFTAATEVNALAVTKLDGTAKGGVVIGISDQFKIPVKYIGLGEGIDDLQIFRKKEFVDSLFGE is encoded by the coding sequence ATGGGATTATTCGGATTATTCTCGAAGAAGAAAAAAGAGACTTTGGACGAAGGCCTGTCCAAGACCAAAGAAAACGTATTCGCCAAGATCACCCGTGCCGTAGCCGGTAAGAGCAAAGTGGACGATGAGGTCTTGGACGAATTGGAAAACGTGCTGGTGACTTCGGATGTGGGTGTCGATACCACATTGAAGATCATCAAGCGTATAGAGGAACGAGTGGCTCGCGACAAATATGTTTCCACCTCCGAGCTGACGACTATCCTCCGTCAAGAGATCGCCTCGCTGCTCACGGAGAACGGATCGGCCGATGGCGACAGCTTCGACCTACCCTCCGGTACCAAACCTTATGTAATCATGGTAGTGGGCGTAAACGGCGTAGGCAAGACCACTACCATCGGCAAGCTGGCACATCGCTTTCGTCAGGCCGGCAAGAGCGTCGTGCTCGGGGCTGCCGATACCTTCCGTGCTGCGGCCGTAGAGCAGTTGGAGATCTGGTCCGAGCGAGTAGGAGTGCCTATCATCAAGCAGCAGATGGGTAGCGATCCGGCTTCGGTGGCTTATGACACAGTCAGTTCGGCCGTGGCTAACGGCGTCGATGTCGTGATCATCGATACAGCCGGACGTCTGCACAATAAGGTCAATCTGATGAACGAGCTGACGAAGATCAAACGTGTGATGCAGAAGGTAGTGCCCGACGCTCCGCATGAGATTTTATTGGTATTGGACGGATCCACCGGTCAGAATGCTTTCGAACAGGCAAGGCAGTTCACCGCAGCGACTGAAGTGAATGCCCTCGCCGTGACCAAGCTTGACGGGACAGCTAAGGGAGGTGTGGTGATCGGCATATCCGATCAGTTCAAGATACCGGTGAAGTACATTGGCTTGGGTGAGGGCATAGACGACCTGCAAATCTTCCGTAAGAAGGAATTCGTGGACTCTCTCTTTGGCGAATGA
- the rimO gene encoding 30S ribosomal protein S12 methylthiotransferase RimO, translating to MRRNRVDVITLGCSKNLVDSEVLMRQFLSNGYTVHHDPASVCGEIVVVNTCGFIGDAQEESVNTILEMVEAKKAGRIGSLYVMGCLSERFREDLKKEIPEVDAYYGKFDWKQLISHLGKSYYAEAENRRKLTTPRHYAYLKISEGCDRSCSYCAIPIITGRHRSRPMEDLVEEVRMLVKHGTREFQLIAQDLTFYGLDLYGANRLAELTARLSDIKGVEWLRLHYAYPAQFPLDLLPVMRERPNVCKYLDMALQHISDPMLRRMRRRITKAETYELIERIRTEVPGIHLRTTLMTGHPGETERDFEELLQFVRDIRFERLGAFTYSHESGTYCDKNYQDDIPESVKQERLGELMAVQERISAAHNEAKIGSRLRVVIDRAEDGFYVGRTEYDSPEVDPEVLIPFVSGQELKPGRFYMAEVTGAEPFDLYARIVD from the coding sequence ATGAGAAGAAACAGAGTAGACGTCATTACGCTTGGGTGCTCCAAGAATCTGGTGGACAGCGAGGTGCTGATGCGCCAGTTCCTGTCCAACGGCTATACCGTGCATCACGATCCGGCCTCGGTATGCGGCGAGATCGTGGTGGTGAATACCTGCGGATTCATAGGCGATGCACAGGAGGAGTCTGTCAATACCATTCTGGAGATGGTGGAGGCGAAGAAGGCCGGACGTATCGGCAGCCTGTACGTAATGGGCTGCTTGAGCGAGCGGTTTCGGGAAGACCTGAAGAAGGAGATACCCGAAGTGGATGCTTACTACGGCAAATTCGACTGGAAGCAACTCATTTCTCATTTGGGGAAGTCTTATTATGCCGAGGCAGAGAACAGGCGCAAACTGACCACTCCGCGGCATTATGCCTATCTGAAAATATCCGAGGGCTGCGATCGCAGCTGTTCGTACTGCGCCATACCGATTATCACCGGCCGGCATCGGTCGCGCCCGATGGAGGACTTGGTCGAAGAGGTACGGATGCTCGTAAAGCATGGGACTCGGGAGTTCCAACTGATCGCTCAGGATCTTACCTTCTACGGCCTCGACCTGTACGGTGCTAACCGTCTGGCAGAACTGACAGCACGTTTGTCCGACATCAAAGGTGTCGAGTGGCTTCGACTGCATTATGCTTATCCGGCACAGTTTCCTCTGGATCTCTTGCCTGTGATGCGTGAGCGGCCTAACGTCTGCAAATACCTCGACATGGCTTTGCAGCACATTAGCGATCCGATGCTCAGACGGATGCGCAGGCGCATTACCAAGGCGGAGACCTACGAACTGATCGAAAGGATCCGAACGGAAGTACCCGGCATCCATCTGCGTACTACGCTCATGACCGGTCACCCGGGCGAGACGGAGAGAGACTTCGAGGAGTTGCTGCAGTTCGTGCGTGACATCCGGTTCGAACGGTTGGGAGCATTCACCTATTCGCACGAGAGCGGCACCTACTGCGACAAGAACTATCAAGACGATATACCCGAATCCGTCAAACAGGAACGTCTTGGCGAACTGATGGCCGTGCAGGAACGTATATCCGCCGCTCATAACGAGGCGAAGATCGGCAGCCGCCTGCGTGTGGTCATAGACCGTGCGGAAGATGGCTTCTATGTGGGGCGTACGGAATACGACTCTCCTGAGGTCGATCCCGAGGTACTGATCCCGTTCGTCTCCGGTCAAGAGTTGAAACCCGGGCGGTTTTATATGGCGGAAGTGACCGGTGCAGAGCCTTTCGATCTCTACGCACGTATAGTGGACTGA